From a region of the Labrus mixtus chromosome 5, fLabMix1.1, whole genome shotgun sequence genome:
- the gal3st1a gene encoding galactosylceramide sulfotransferase, translating into MTGKKGRQWRSMCKGLVLGTLLTSCMILLYSLSIPQIHLSLPEVPVPYSCAHRPSQLHPKSTTNISQQTSGQTCTPKVDIMFMKTHKTASSTFLNILFRFGEKHRLKFAFPDSRNDFFYPSVFQRSQVKDYRPGMCFNVICNHMRFNASEVAKLLPLDTSYITILRDPAELFESSFHYFGRLVPFTWKIPGDDKLTEFLRDPNYYFDKEGFNSFYLKNLLFFDFGQDNTLELNDPRVEEGIKFITERFQLVMLVEHFEESLILLKDALCWEMDDLLFFKLNARKGSTVSRLTPELRARALQWNAIDWKLYQHFNQTFWRKVNAYGRERMAEDVTELRRRNEDMASICIEGGRAVEASSIQETAMQPWQPFGEKSIMGYNLKKNVDKVHRKLCRKMLMPELQYLTELGVNLWITKLWGHIRDIINW; encoded by the exons ATGACCGGTAAGAAAGGGAGGCAGTGGAGGTCTATGTGCAAAGGCCTGGTCCTGGGTACCCTGCTGACCAGCTGCATGATCCTGCTTTACTCTCTCTCCATTCCACAGATCCACCTCAGCCTGCCTGA GGTTCCAGTGCCTTATTCCTGTGCCCACCGCCCCTCCCAGCTCCACCCTAAATCAACCACTAACATCTCCCAACAAACCTCAGGCCAGACCTGTACCCCCAAAGTGGATATCATGTTCATGAAGACCCACAAAACAGCCAGCAGCACCTTCCTCAACATCCTTTTCCGCTTTGGAGAGAAGCACCGGCTCAAATTTGCCTTCCCTGACAGCAGAAACGACTTCTTCTATCCATCTGTTTTTCAGCGCTCACAGGTTAAAGACTACAGACCTGGAATGTGCTTCAATGTTATCTGTAATCACATGCGCTTCAATGCAAGTGAAGTTGCCAAGCTGCTACCTCTGGACACTTCCTACATCACCATCCTCAGAGACCCTGCTGAGCTGTTTGAGTCCTCCTTCCACTACTTTGGCCGGCTGGTGCCTTTTACATGGAAGATACCAGGTGATGACAAGCTGACTGAGTTTTTAAGAGACCCAAATTACTACTTTGATAAAGAAGGCTTTAACTCTTTCTACCTCAAGAATCTGCTGTTCTTCGACTTTGGACAGGACAACACTCTGGAGCTGAACGACCCGCGTGTAGAAGAGGGAATAAAATTCATCACTGAGCGTTTTCAGCTAGTCATGTTGGTGGAACACTTTGAGGAATCCCTCATCCTGCTGAAGGACGCCCTTTGCTGGGAGATGGACGACTTGCTCTTCTTCAAACTTAACGCCCGCAAAGGCTCTACTGTGTCTAGACTGACCCCTGAGCTCAGGGCCAGGGCTCTGCAGTGGAACGCTATTGATTGGAAGCTGTACCAGCATTTCAACCAGACTTTTTGGAGGAAAGTAAATGCATATGGACGGGAGAGGATGGCTGAGGATGTTACAGAGCTCAGGAGAAGGAATGAGGACATGGCGTCCATCTGCATTGAGGGGGGCCGTGCTGTAGAAGCGAGCAGCATCCAGGAGACAGCCATGCAGCCGTGGCAGCCCTTTGGAGAAAAGTCCATCATGGGCTACAACCTGAAGAAGAACGTGGACAAGGTACATCGCAAGCTGTGCCGCAAGATGTTGATGCCAGAGCTACAGTACCTAACAGAGCTTGGGGTCAACCTGTGGATCACAAAGCTGTGGGGCCACATCCGAGACATCATCAACTGGTGA
- the pes gene encoding pescadillo: protein MGGLQKKKFESGSATNYITRNKARKKLSLSLPDFRRLCILKGIYPHEPKHKKKVNKGSTAARTFYLLKDIRFLLHEPIVGKFRDYKVFVRKLKRAYGKTEWSAVERLKENKPTYKLDHIIKERYPSFIDALRDIDDALCMCFLFSTFARTGKCHVQTIQLCRRLTVEWMNYVIASRSLKKVFISIKGIYYQAEVMGQFITWLVPYQFSHDHPTDVDYRVMATFTEMYTTLQGFVNFRLYHSLNLIYPPKLDSKAESQLEDEGDYAMNSESYLEKLSALSSSLTRVVSSAEEEEAEVDQFPVEGEDIEKMEAREKEQQQQEVQKKIFVGLKFFLNRESPRESLAFVIRCFGGEVSWDKSVCIGSTYDVKDETITHQIVDRPSIQKQYINRYYIQPQWVYDCINSKILLPVEDYFLGVTLPPHLSPFVEEKDGDYVPPEKLKIMALQRGEKPANDEEEEEEEEEEDDEDEEEEEDNDDEEEAEEKNLKKMEQQRSQGKSLQVKVTPGKVKVENPARLEQEEKAEEKRLAIMMMKKKEKYLYDKIMFGKKRKVREANKLAAKRKAHDDAEKSKKKARK from the exons ATGGGAGgtcttcaaaagaaaaag TTTGAGAGTGGATCTGCCACCAACTACATCACAAGAAACAAAGCTCGTAAGAAGTTATCTCTGAGCCTCCCAGATTTCAG GCGACTGTGCATCCTTAAAGGCATCTACCCCCATGAGCCCAAGCACAAGAAAAAGGTTAACAAGGGCTCTACAGCGGCGAGGACCTTCTACCTGCTCAAAGACATCCGCTTTCTGCTGCACGAGCCAATCGTTGGCAAGTTCAGAGACTACAAG GTATTTGTACGCAAACTTAAGAGGGCCTATGGAAAAACAGAATGGTCTGCTGTGGAGAGACTAAAGGAGAACAAGCCGACCTATAAATTGGACCACATCATCAAAGAAAG atatCCTTCATTCATCGATGCGCTCCGTGATATCGATGACGCCCTGTGCATGTGCTTCCTCTTCTCCACGTTTGCCCGCACAGGAAAATGTCACGTTCAGACAATCCAGCTGTGCAGACGTCTCACTGTTGAGTGGATGAATTACGTGATTGCATCCCGTTCTCTCAAAAAG GTGTTCATCTCCATCAAGGGAATATATTACCAGGCTGAGGTGATGGGGCAGTTCATTACATGGCTGGTGCCATATCAGTTCTCCCATGAT CATCCAACAGATGTCGACTACAGAGTCATGGCAACTTTCACAGAGATGTACACCACTCTCCAGGGGTTTGTCAATTTCAGACTCTACCATTCCCTCAACCTGATCTATCCCCCGAAG ctgGACAGCAAAGCAGAGTCACAACTGGAGGATGAGGGAGATTACGCCATGAATTCAGAAAGCTACTTGGAG AAACTGTCGGCTCTGAGTTCCAGCTTGACGCGAGTGGTTTCttctgcagaggaagaggaggctgaAGTCGACCAGTTTCCTGTTGAAGGG gagGACATAGAAAAGATGGAGGCCAGGGAAAAGGAACAGCAACAGCAGGAGGTTCAGAAAAAGATATTTGTCGGGCTCAAGTTCTTCCTCAATAGAGAATCTCCCAGAGAATCTCTGGCTTTTGTCATACG GTGTTTTGGTGGCGAGGTGTCCTGGGACAAGTCTGTTTGCATCGGTAGCACATATGATGTGAAGGATGAGACCATCACACATCAGATTGTTGACAGACCCAGCATTCAAAAACAGTACATCAACAG GTACTACATCCAGCCCCAGTGGGTGTATGACTGTATCAACTCCAAAATCCTCCTCCCTGTGGAGGACTACTTCCTGGGAGTGACTCTGCCCCCCCACCTCTCCCCCTTCGTGGAGGAGAAGGACGGAGACTATGTGCCCCCTGAAAAACTCAAGATCATGGCCCTGCAGCGAGGAGAAAAACCTG CcaatgatgaagaagaggaggaggaggaagaagaagaggatgatgaggatgaagaagaagaggaggataatgatgatgaagaagaggcagaggagaagaaTCTGAAAAAGATGGAACAACAAAGATCCCAGGGGAAG tCTCTGCAGGTCAAAGTGACACCTGGAAAAGTAAAGGTAGAAAACCCAGCACGcttggagcaggaggagaaagcGGAGGAGAAACGTCTGGCTatcatgatgatgaagaagaaggaaaagtaCCTCTACGACAAGATCATGTTcggaaagaagagaaaagtccGAGAG GCTAACAAGCTCGCCGCCAAGAGGAAAGCCCACGATGACGCtgagaaatcaaagaaaaaggCCAGGAAATAA
- the p2rx2 gene encoding P2X purinoceptor 2 gives MCEPSNQFTMGLRDFIKDYFLSFWDYETPKVMVVKNKTLGIIYRGVQFLVITYFIWYVFISQKAYQESENRPESSVYTLMKGSAVHGDDVLDTVEYAQPSEGGDVISAILRREVTYDQKQGTCAEYFNVANANCTTDSDCVEGEVDFDGHGKRTGNCVQYYNHTFKTCEIQTWCPVEDYAVVREPPLVEAINFTVFIRNSIHFPRFKVLRGNIRNASNKRKLHKYLKTCHYDEEKDAYCPIFRLGYIAKQAGENFSELCRTGGVIGVFINWKCNLDLDPSNCKPSYSFRRLDLRKDQASSGYYYRFAKYYRKDGVESRTLIKAYGMRLDVIVHGNAGKFSPIPTIISTVTAMTSVGICTIICDWIMLTFIDKNEVYSDRKFDEIVKEPKVPITTELSFINSYGSNHSDLSEGVPL, from the exons ATGTGTGAGCCATCGAATCAGTTCACCATGGGCCTACGGGACTTTATAAAGGATTATTTTCTCAGTTTCTGGGACTATGAGACACCAAAGGTGATggtggttaaaaacaaaactcttgGAATTATTTACAGAGGCGTCCAGTTTCTTGTGATCACCTATTTCATCTG GTATGTCTTCATAAGTCAAAAAGCCTACCAAGAGAGTGAAAACCGTCCAGAGAGCTCAGTTTACACGCTCATGAAAGGCTCAGCAGTTCATGGAGATGATGTCTTGGACACTGTGGAGTATGCTCAACCCTCAGAG GGTGGCGATGTTATCAGCGCAATACTGAGGCGAGAAGTTACATATGATCAGAAGCAAGGAACCTGTGCAGAG TATTTCAATGTTGCAAACGCCAACTGTACGACAGACTCTGACTGTGTCGAGGGAGAGGTGGACTTTGACGGCCATG GCAAAAGGACTGGCAATTGTGTTCAGTACTACAACCACACCTTTAAAACCTGTGAGATACAAACCTGGTGTCCTGTTGAGGATTATGCTGTAGTGCG TGAACCACCGTTAGTGGAGGCCATTAATTTCACAGTATTCATCAGGAACTCCATCCACTTTCCCAGATTCAAAGTgctgag GGGAAACATCAGAAATGCCTCAAACAAACGCAAACTACACAAATATCTCAAGACGTGTCATTATGATGAAGAGAAGGACGCCTACTGTCCGATCTTCCGCCTGGGCTACATCGCAAAGCAGGCGGGGGAGAATTTCAGTGAGCTCTGCAGGACT ggagGAGTGATAGGAGTTTTTATCAACTGGAAGTGTAACCTGGACTTGGATCCTTCAAATTGTAAACCATCTTATTCTTTCCGCCGTCTTGATCTTCGAAAGGATCAGGCCAGCTCTGGTTATTATTACAG GTTTGCCAAATATTACAGGAAAGACGGGGTAGAGTCTCGGACACTTATCAAGGCCTATGGCATGCGCCTGGACGTCATAGTTCATGGAAAC GCTGGTAAATTCAGTCCCATCCCCACCATCATCAGCACAGTGACTGCTATGACTTCAGTTGGGATT TGTACCATTATCTGTGACTGGATCATGCTTACATTTATTGACAAGAACGAGGTCTACAGTGACAGAAAGTTTGATGAG ATTGTCAAGGAGCCCAAAGTGCCCATTACCACAGAGCTCAGCTTCATCAACAGCTACGGCTCAAACCATTCAGACCTGTCAGAAGGTGTGCCTCTTTAA